From the genome of Blautia pseudococcoides, one region includes:
- a CDS encoding lantibiotic protection ABC transporter ATP-binding protein, which produces MSEYILRAENLSKSFKGHKAVNKVSLAIEEGCIYGLLGPNGAGKSTILKMITGMLRPTGGKIFFRDHEWCRKDLYHIGALIENPPIYENLTAEENLRVHTLQLGISEKRIHEVLDTVDLKNTGNKRAGHFSYGMKQRLGIAAALLGNPRLLILDEPTNGLDPIGIQELRNLIRWFPEQGITVILSSHILGEVQQTADRIGIIAGGILGYEGDISGKENLEELFMEVVRENGRE; this is translated from the coding sequence ATGAGTGAATATATTTTAAGGGCAGAAAATCTCAGTAAGTCATTTAAAGGACATAAAGCGGTAAACAAAGTATCGCTGGCTATTGAGGAGGGCTGTATTTACGGCCTTCTGGGGCCAAATGGTGCGGGGAAATCCACCATACTGAAGATGATCACAGGAATGCTGAGACCAACGGGAGGAAAGATTTTTTTTCGTGATCATGAATGGTGCAGAAAGGATTTATACCATATTGGTGCGCTGATAGAAAACCCGCCTATTTATGAAAATCTGACGGCAGAAGAAAATCTGAGGGTACACACCCTGCAGCTGGGAATTTCGGAGAAGAGGATCCATGAGGTGCTGGATACTGTGGACCTGAAAAACACGGGGAATAAAAGAGCAGGACATTTTTCCTATGGAATGAAGCAGCGCTTGGGCATTGCCGCGGCCCTTCTGGGGAATCCCCGGCTACTGATCCTGGATGAGCCCACAAACGGCCTGGACCCTATTGGAATACAGGAGCTTAGAAATCTGATCCGGTGGTTTCCTGAACAGGGAATAACCGTTATCTTATCCAGCCATATACTGGGTGAAGTGCAGCAGACCGCAGACCGTATCGGTATCATAGCGGGAGGTATCCTGGGATATGAGGGGGATATCTCCGGGAAGGAAAATCTGGAGGAGCTTTTTATGGAGGTTGTGAGAGAGAATGGGAGGGAATAA
- a CDS encoding lantibiotic immunity ABC transporter MutG family permease subunit translates to MKEFYRFLKSSGYRMRHSLFFASHILIPALGVFLYVAYIGLRSAGGWEHLTSYVTLLAMAYPAVTGIVTAMLTDREAKAGRMQNLLAVPSRAKGLGAELVLLLLSGLLAMAIAVFGFQAVLCLQGEGLGAGDPFLLTLVLWASNLPVYAEHLFLGLKFGEGVTIGAGVAESVVSAVMLTGLGDGVWYVWWPSYGMRFSTMLLALRQGMYEHLTGQIRLGGVCYLVVSVLFLVMTFLWFQKFEGRREEA, encoded by the coding sequence ATGAAGGAATTTTACAGGTTTCTAAAAAGCAGCGGATACAGAATGCGGCATTCTCTCTTTTTTGCGTCACATATTCTCATTCCCGCTTTGGGGGTATTTTTATATGTGGCATACATAGGACTACGTTCTGCAGGGGGCTGGGAACATCTGACTTCTTATGTTACACTTTTAGCCATGGCCTATCCCGCTGTTACGGGGATCGTGACGGCAATGCTGACAGACAGGGAGGCTAAAGCGGGAAGAATGCAGAATCTGCTGGCGGTGCCCAGCCGTGCGAAAGGCCTGGGAGCAGAACTCGTGCTCCTGCTCTTGTCTGGACTGCTGGCTATGGCCATTGCGGTATTTGGTTTTCAGGCAGTGCTGTGCCTGCAGGGAGAGGGACTGGGGGCGGGAGATCCCTTCCTTCTGACACTGGTACTTTGGGCATCCAACCTGCCTGTCTATGCAGAGCATCTGTTTTTGGGACTTAAATTCGGAGAAGGAGTGACGATTGGTGCAGGGGTGGCGGAATCTGTGGTTTCAGCGGTAATGCTGACCGGACTTGGTGACGGAGTCTGGTATGTGTGGTGGCCTTCCTATGGTATGCGTTTTTCCACCATGTTACTTGCCCTCAGACAGGGCATGTATGAACATTTGACGGGGCAGATCCGTCTTGGAGGGGTTTGCTATCTGGTAGTATCTGTGCTATTCTTAGTCATGACATTTTTATGGTTTCAAAAGTTTGAAGGCCGCAGGGAGGAGGCGTAA
- a CDS encoding sensor histidine kinase: MERERSLKGFFIKYLFIWLLGSLILAFLGFILMSLAMQAGYIYPANYGDIEYEWEKENLKNTEEIRMEDIPPLMDYALFTEDGTWKEGTIPEKDAKKAWEVSHRGYSGFSRIFYQKVEREGEVLVLRYSMKAQFADPKLRKYLPAAEEIIYGCVILEILAYLMYMAVRFGRMLERKMNGIQSAIEKIEQENLEFQVQNCGVREIDRVGAALDHMKEALKKSLVSQWDMEKARQEKISALAHDLKTPITIVRGYNELLLESTFKGEDRACVEAIEVSIRQMQGYVEQLLDVTRGKQPAEFLKNIVCADAFLEEIHKKSKGLAAEKQAVLIWQAAETRREIQADKQHLERALLNIIANAAEYAGQGGTICLGASSLENGLEIVAEDSGPGFTGEALKKGKEEFYTGSSARSGGVHSGLGLFIADRIIEEHGGRLELGNSETFGGGCVRVWLPW; the protein is encoded by the coding sequence ATGGAAAGAGAAAGAAGTTTAAAAGGGTTTTTTATAAAATATCTGTTCATCTGGCTGCTGGGGTCTCTGATCCTGGCATTCCTTGGCTTTATACTCATGTCCCTGGCTATGCAGGCAGGATATATTTATCCTGCAAATTATGGGGATATTGAATATGAATGGGAGAAAGAAAATTTAAAAAATACGGAAGAGATCCGCATGGAAGATATTCCTCCGCTTATGGATTATGCACTTTTTACAGAGGACGGAACCTGGAAAGAGGGGACCATACCTGAAAAGGATGCAAAGAAAGCCTGGGAAGTAAGTCACAGAGGGTATTCCGGTTTCAGCCGTATTTTTTACCAGAAGGTGGAGCGGGAGGGTGAAGTTCTGGTGCTGCGTTACTCCATGAAAGCTCAGTTTGCGGATCCAAAGCTTCGGAAATATCTTCCGGCAGCGGAGGAGATCATATATGGATGTGTAATACTGGAAATCCTGGCATATTTGATGTACATGGCCGTGCGATTTGGCAGGATGCTGGAGCGGAAGATGAACGGTATACAGAGTGCCATTGAAAAAATAGAGCAGGAGAATCTGGAATTCCAGGTGCAAAACTGCGGTGTCCGTGAGATTGACCGTGTGGGGGCTGCCCTGGACCACATGAAGGAGGCACTGAAAAAGTCCTTGGTGAGCCAGTGGGATATGGAAAAAGCCAGACAGGAGAAGATATCTGCATTGGCTCATGATCTGAAAACACCCATTACCATCGTGAGGGGATATAACGAACTGCTGCTGGAGAGCACCTTTAAGGGGGAAGACCGCGCCTGTGTGGAGGCTATAGAAGTTAGTATCCGCCAGATGCAGGGGTATGTAGAGCAGCTTTTGGATGTGACAAGAGGGAAGCAGCCGGCGGAGTTTTTAAAAAATATTGTCTGCGCAGATGCATTCCTGGAGGAGATACACAAAAAATCAAAGGGGCTGGCAGCGGAAAAACAGGCGGTCCTGATATGGCAGGCAGCAGAAACCCGCAGGGAAATACAGGCGGATAAGCAGCACCTGGAACGGGCACTGCTGAATATTATAGCCAATGCCGCGGAATATGCAGGGCAGGGGGGAACCATCTGCCTGGGTGCCTCTTCCCTGGAGAATGGCTTAGAGATTGTTGCGGAGGACAGCGGCCCGGGATTTACAGGGGAGGCGCTCAAAAAAGGAAAAGAAGAATTTTATACAGGCAGCAGTGCCAGAAGCGGGGGCGTACATTCCGGTCTGGGATTGTTTATTGCAGATAGAATTATAGAGGAGCATGGCGGCAGGCTGGAATTAGGAAATTCCGAAACATTTGGAGGCGGATGTGTCCGTGTGTGGCTGCCATGGTAA
- a CDS encoding response regulator transcription factor, giving the protein MASILTVDDDPLLLILIRKILERDGHRVTAVGSSVEVRKLSLSAYSLILLDVMMPGLDGFELCREIRDLVDCPIIFLTAKSGEADILRGLGLGGDDYLKKPFGAEEIRARVNAHLRRDQREKKHALEVSGFRFFLGAKQMEKDGQVCPLTKGEYAICEYLALHHGQTLSKDQIYESVFGYDAEGDSSVIAMHVKNIRQKAEGLGGIPIQTVWGIGYTWKEKEV; this is encoded by the coding sequence ATGGCATCAATTCTGACAGTGGATGATGATCCTCTGCTCCTTATTTTAATACGGAAAATTTTGGAGAGGGACGGGCACCGGGTTACGGCTGTGGGCAGCTCTGTGGAGGTTAGGAAGCTTTCCCTGTCTGCCTATTCTTTGATCTTGCTGGATGTTATGATGCCCGGGCTTGACGGATTTGAATTATGCCGGGAAATCAGGGATCTGGTGGACTGTCCAATCATTTTTCTGACGGCCAAAAGTGGGGAGGCAGATATACTGCGCGGGCTGGGACTGGGCGGGGATGATTATCTGAAAAAGCCATTCGGTGCTGAAGAGATCCGGGCAAGGGTCAACGCACATCTGAGAAGAGACCAGCGGGAGAAAAAACATGCTCTGGAGGTATCGGGATTCCGTTTTTTTCTGGGTGCGAAACAGATGGAGAAAGACGGGCAGGTCTGTCCCCTCACAAAAGGGGAATATGCAATCTGTGAATATCTGGCACTGCACCACGGACAGACATTGTCAAAAGATCAGATCTACGAGAGCGTGTTCGGCTATGACGCGGAGGGTGACAGCTCAGTGATTGCCATGCATGTGAAAAATATCAGGCAGAAGGCAGAGGGACTGGGGGGGATTCCCATACAGACCGTATGGGGGATTGGATATACATGGAAAGAGAAAGAAGTTTAA
- the asnB gene encoding asparagine synthase (glutamine-hydrolyzing), producing MCGIAGFCNPKRDFTEEKGKWNHILEEMNRIQKRRGPDDQGTYLDKSCGLAHVRLEIIDLVTGHQPMIRKNASGTYAIAYNGEIYNMPELKKELIKEGAVFETASDTEVILNGFMLHGKEYTKKLNGIFAIALWDSSQNQLSLIRDRLGIKPLFYTWAEKTLVFSSEIKGLFGFPGVTPQLDRDGLCEVFALGPAKSYGKGVFKDVREILPGHCLTFGPGGVSEHAYWNLESRPHTDSFDETVEKTAWLVEDAVKKQMLSDIPISTFLSGGVDSSLVTSICAAELKKQGKVLNTFSFDFKDNNKYFRSNAFQPSQDRPWAEKMVEYAGTNHRFLECDNMAQVDCLFKAVDARDLPCMADVESSMLYFCSQVVEHNKVTLTGECADEIFGGYPWFHKKEAFEGDNFPWSMSMEPRKVLLSDDFAESLGMEEYAHAAYEKTIRETPVLPGENPEEKRRREISYLNLRWFMVTLLDRMDRTSMYSGLEARVPLADHRIVEYIFNVPWSMKCPDGIVKGLLRHAGEGHLPKEILWRKKSPYPKTYDPAYENLLGDRLKEVLADPNAPIRPILDTRKVHAFLESPSDYGRPFYGQLMAGPQMLAYMLQVNYWLEKYKIRIL from the coding sequence ATGTGTGGTATCGCAGGATTTTGTAATCCGAAAAGAGATTTTACGGAGGAAAAGGGGAAATGGAATCACATCCTGGAGGAAATGAACCGGATACAAAAGCGCCGGGGACCGGATGATCAGGGGACTTATCTGGACAAAAGCTGCGGCCTGGCCCATGTGAGACTGGAGATCATTGACCTTGTCACAGGTCATCAGCCCATGATACGAAAGAATGCGTCCGGCACTTATGCCATCGCATACAACGGTGAGATCTACAACATGCCCGAACTGAAAAAAGAACTGATAAAAGAAGGGGCTGTCTTTGAGACTGCCAGCGATACCGAAGTGATTCTGAACGGATTTATGCTGCACGGGAAGGAATACACGAAAAAATTAAATGGTATTTTTGCCATCGCTCTGTGGGATTCCTCCCAAAATCAATTGTCCCTTATCAGAGACCGCCTGGGAATCAAGCCTCTTTTCTATACATGGGCTGAAAAAACCCTGGTCTTTTCCTCTGAGATCAAAGGTCTGTTCGGCTTCCCCGGGGTAACACCCCAGCTGGACAGGGACGGCCTGTGCGAAGTATTCGCTCTGGGACCTGCTAAAAGTTACGGAAAAGGCGTCTTCAAAGATGTCCGTGAGATACTTCCGGGACACTGCCTGACCTTTGGACCAGGCGGAGTCTCTGAACATGCTTATTGGAACCTGGAAAGCCGTCCCCATACAGACTCTTTTGACGAGACCGTGGAAAAGACAGCCTGGCTGGTAGAGGACGCTGTTAAAAAACAGATGCTCTCCGACATTCCCATCAGCACCTTTCTCTCCGGCGGTGTGGACAGCAGCCTGGTCACATCTATCTGTGCCGCAGAGCTGAAAAAACAGGGAAAAGTCCTGAACACCTTCTCTTTTGACTTTAAAGACAACAATAAATATTTCAGATCCAACGCCTTCCAGCCAAGCCAGGACCGTCCCTGGGCAGAAAAAATGGTGGAGTACGCCGGCACAAACCACCGTTTTCTGGAGTGCGACAATATGGCACAAGTGGACTGTCTGTTCAAAGCTGTGGACGCCAGAGACCTGCCGTGTATGGCGGACGTGGAATCCTCCATGCTCTATTTCTGTTCCCAGGTCGTGGAGCACAACAAAGTGACTCTCACAGGTGAATGCGCAGATGAAATCTTCGGAGGGTATCCCTGGTTCCATAAAAAAGAGGCATTTGAGGGAGACAATTTCCCCTGGTCCATGAGCATGGAACCCAGAAAAGTCCTCTTGTCCGACGATTTTGCCGAATCCCTCGGCATGGAGGAATACGCACATGCCGCCTATGAAAAGACCATCCGCGAGACACCGGTCCTGCCGGGAGAGAATCCCGAAGAAAAACGCCGCCGTGAAATCTCCTATCTGAACCTGCGCTGGTTCATGGTGACACTGCTGGACCGCATGGACCGCACCAGCATGTATTCCGGCCTGGAAGCCCGTGTCCCCCTGGCAGACCACCGGATCGTGGAATACATCTTCAATGTCCCCTGGAGCATGAAATGCCCGGACGGCATCGTAAAAGGCCTGCTGCGCCATGCAGGGGAAGGGCATCTCCCCAAAGAGATCCTCTGGAGGAAAAAAAGTCCCTACCCCAAAACCTACGACCCTGCCTATGAAAATCTTCTGGGCGACCGTCTAAAAGAAGTTCTGGCAGACCCCAATGCCCCCATCCGCCCAATTTTGGACACCCGCAAAGTACACGCATTCCTGGAAAGCCCCTCCGACTACGGCAGACCCTTCTACGGCCAGCTCATGGCAGGCCCCCAGATGCTGGCCTACATGCTCCAGGTAAACTACTGGCTGGAAAAATACAAAATCCGTATTTTATAG
- a CDS encoding lantibiotic immunity ABC transporter MutE/EpiE family permease subunit → MIGMIRGELLKMRHSTMGKSMWVMPVMTILLGYLISMAGPYAQQYTYNIWYGTLYPCLVPLLCAMNIRCEIRLHYQTMLASPAFGAGQWTAKCIAVALKLLLPQVVFWAVVSLLGIVFTTSVPISSGGAGMLIVWAVSLWQIPFYLMLASRLGMIPCVMLGLLAAFFSFSMVEKGLFFLFPFSIADRLMCPVLLIRPNGLLLEPGDVLLNPVVFLSGFCMAAVLLAAAAFGSVKWWERREAV, encoded by the coding sequence ATGATTGGAATGATTCGCGGGGAATTACTTAAAATGCGGCACTCCACCATGGGAAAATCCATGTGGGTTATGCCGGTTATGACCATTTTGCTGGGGTACCTCATCAGTATGGCGGGGCCGTATGCCCAGCAGTATACTTACAATATATGGTATGGGACATTATACCCTTGTCTGGTGCCGCTGTTGTGTGCCATGAATATACGATGTGAGATCAGACTCCATTACCAGACCATGCTGGCCTCACCGGCATTCGGGGCGGGACAGTGGACTGCAAAATGTATTGCTGTGGCGCTGAAACTGCTGTTGCCACAAGTGGTTTTTTGGGCTGTCGTCAGTCTGTTGGGAATAGTGTTCACCACATCAGTTCCCATCAGTTCCGGGGGAGCAGGTATGCTGATCGTCTGGGCGGTGAGTTTATGGCAGATTCCTTTTTATCTCATGCTGGCTTCAAGGCTTGGCATGATCCCATGTGTTATGCTGGGACTTCTGGCTGCTTTTTTCAGTTTTTCCATGGTGGAAAAAGGGTTGTTTTTCCTGTTTCCGTTCTCCATCGCAGACCGCCTTATGTGCCCTGTTCTTTTGATCCGTCCAAACGGGCTTTTGCTGGAGCCCGGGGATGTTCTTTTGAATCCCGTTGTTTTTCTGTCTGGCTTCTGCATGGCGGCTGTGCTGCTGGCGGCAGCCGCATTTGGCAGTGTAAAATGGTGGGAAAGACGGGAGGCGGTCTGA
- a CDS encoding AlkZ-related protein, with product MKKILNYEDFTEVLQNAGFSMGGGNSEGIYSIINWDWDKEPPYDTPVKWHTGDRETDPWEWRMRVLDERNDMAYAKFFFRKSGYITKEWYPYFFACRRGVMDFVDMYLEGRISNEAKRIYTSIEEEGVMPLHELKKAAGFGKEDKSRFDRALVELQMNFFLTICGRRHKISAEGKPYGWDSTAFCKTEDFWDSEVLKAASAASSKEAEERIREQVLRLNPLASDKNIHKFIYGRTGR from the coding sequence ATGAAAAAAATATTGAACTATGAGGATTTTACAGAAGTGCTGCAAAATGCCGGATTTTCCATGGGCGGCGGCAATTCGGAGGGTATATATTCCATTATTAACTGGGATTGGGACAAGGAGCCTCCATATGATACGCCGGTCAAGTGGCACACAGGAGACAGGGAGACAGACCCCTGGGAGTGGCGTATGCGGGTCTTGGATGAAAGAAATGATATGGCTTACGCGAAATTCTTTTTCAGGAAAAGCGGGTATATCACCAAAGAATGGTATCCGTATTTTTTTGCCTGCCGCAGGGGCGTTATGGATTTTGTGGATATGTACCTGGAAGGCAGGATCAGCAATGAGGCAAAACGTATATATACCAGCATAGAGGAAGAAGGCGTGATGCCACTGCATGAACTGAAGAAGGCAGCCGGGTTTGGAAAAGAAGACAAATCCCGTTTTGACAGGGCTTTAGTGGAACTGCAGATGAATTTTTTCCTCACCATATGCGGGAGAAGGCATAAAATCAGCGCGGAGGGAAAGCCCTACGGCTGGGATTCCACTGCCTTTTGCAAAACAGAGGATTTCTGGGACAGTGAAGTTTTGAAGGCGGCGTCCGCGGCCAGCAGCAAGGAGGCAGAAGAAAGGATCCGGGAACAGGTGTTGAGACTGAATCCTCTTGCATCGGACAAAAATATACATAAATTTATATATGGCAGAACCGGAAGGTGA
- a CDS encoding dipicolinate synthase subunit B, translating into MSLKGRKVGVAFTGSFCTYKKVFEELQKLADEGAEIQTIFSDAAKSIDSRFGNAEDFIEKARSITGREPMLTIPQAEPIGPKSLLDILVILPCTGNTIAKLANGITDTPALMAAKAHLRNEKPLLISISTNDALGMNMKNIGLLLNAKNIYFVPFGQDNPEKKPNSMIARTELLIPSIEAALNGKQYQPVIQ; encoded by the coding sequence ATGTCGTTAAAAGGAAGGAAAGTGGGAGTGGCCTTTACCGGCTCCTTCTGCACATATAAAAAAGTGTTTGAGGAATTACAAAAGCTTGCAGACGAAGGTGCAGAAATACAGACCATCTTTTCAGATGCCGCCAAAAGCATTGACAGCCGTTTCGGCAATGCAGAGGACTTTATAGAAAAAGCACGCAGCATAACAGGCAGGGAACCCATGCTCACCATCCCCCAGGCAGAGCCTATCGGCCCCAAAAGCCTGCTGGATATCCTGGTGATCCTGCCCTGCACAGGCAATACTATCGCAAAGCTTGCAAACGGCATTACCGATACCCCTGCCCTCATGGCAGCCAAGGCACATCTGCGGAACGAAAAGCCTCTGCTTATCTCCATCTCCACCAACGACGCACTGGGGATGAATATGAAAAATATCGGCCTGCTTCTGAATGCCAAGAACATCTATTTTGTTCCTTTCGGTCAGGATAACCCAGAGAAAAAGCCCAATTCCATGATCGCCCGCACAGAACTTCTCATACCTTCCATTGAAGCGGCTTTAAACGGAAAGCAGTATCAGCCGGTCATACAGTAA
- the tsaA gene encoding tRNA (N6-threonylcarbamoyladenosine(37)-N6)-methyltransferase TrmO — MEINRIGWIRTDFPGKFGIPRQSGLVEDLAGTVVFETKYRNADAFRGLEEFSHIWLIWEFSESARDKWQPMVRPPRLGGNIRKGVFATRSPFRPNPIGLSCVRLERIEMHPEYGPVLHVRGADLMDGTPILDIKPYVPHADSRPEAEGGFASRHREDRLEVELPEELEKKVPEHKREALRGVLANDPRPAYQNDPERVYGFGFAGLEVRFTVREGLLTVCEVVPQG, encoded by the coding sequence ATGGAGATCAATAGGATAGGCTGGATCCGGACGGATTTTCCTGGGAAGTTTGGGATTCCGCGTCAGAGTGGGTTGGTGGAGGATCTGGCTGGAACGGTGGTTTTTGAGACAAAGTATAGGAATGCGGACGCTTTCAGGGGACTGGAAGAGTTTTCGCATATATGGCTTATTTGGGAGTTTTCTGAATCGGCAAGAGATAAATGGCAGCCTATGGTGAGACCGCCGAGGCTTGGGGGGAACATAAGGAAAGGGGTATTTGCTACGCGTTCGCCTTTTCGGCCAAATCCGATAGGGTTGTCCTGTGTACGTCTGGAGCGGATTGAGATGCATCCGGAATATGGCCCTGTCCTCCATGTGAGAGGGGCGGATTTAATGGATGGAACTCCGATTCTGGATATTAAGCCTTATGTTCCTCATGCGGACAGCCGCCCGGAGGCAGAGGGCGGGTTTGCGTCCAGACATAGGGAGGACAGGCTGGAAGTGGAACTTCCGGAGGAACTGGAGAAAAAAGTGCCGGAACATAAGAGGGAGGCCCTCAGGGGCGTTCTGGCCAATGATCCAAGGCCGGCATATCAGAATGATCCGGAGCGGGTCTATGGATTTGGCTTTGCAGGGCTGGAGGTCCGCTTTACTGTCAGGGAGGGACTTCTTACGGTATGTGAGGTAGTGCCTCAGGGATGA
- a CDS encoding EAL domain-containing protein yields MQKDRKDKELQDENRRLREEIKRLKQYDQVTGLFNREVFCASADGAIQQNPHIRFEIICIDIERFKMINELYGEEQGDLLLKYVAEQLRHISRREKHIAGNLRDDVFALCIPVEDEKSTVDHLLGIFSGSPVNAQVVLAVGIYRMEEEVLPAGNMCGRALMALNSVKGNDHHVAVYRESMRENLLREQEITNSMEAGIKNREFKIYMQPKCNMESGKVVGAEALVRWQHPQKGLLLPGDFVPLFEKNHFIEKLDLYVWEETAGWIRRWLDKGGTCVPVSVNLSRMDIFDMDVCSVLTDIMERYHIPSGLIELEITESVYAGQSERIIKETERLKKNGFTILMDDFGNGYSSLNMLSSTNIDILKMDMHFMDGEGLKSLGILDAILHMSKWLNLPVIAEGVNREEHVKTLRSVGCVYGQGFYYYCPMSIGEFENLLLAPDKVDFCDGGKKRVESSHLLDLSDLFHKDTLTDRLLGNITGAVAQYSYDGTHLYVLRANGEYCRLMGEYWMGGSGHVDVMRDLFPEDREKITDALSEAKRSKEEKGAEVFVRKRRGGSVLWLRIRLFCLTSNYGSEIFYAALSDETVRMNSIENLRISEERFRLAMEATKSVIFELDTDTRTAYYSEYAQKAFGLDATVANAPEGFIEQGTVCEGYEETFRDIYRAIYRGEDRASCVVKAKMGDGSTVRNRITLTAIRDKDGKTVKAVGMVENVSYSEVGSMVDHEGNGENGNERKGE; encoded by the coding sequence ATGCAGAAAGATAGGAAAGATAAAGAACTGCAGGATGAGAACAGAAGGTTAAGAGAAGAGATCAAACGGCTGAAACAATATGACCAGGTGACGGGGTTGTTCAACAGGGAGGTTTTCTGCGCATCTGCCGACGGAGCTATACAGCAGAACCCTCATATCCGTTTTGAAATCATCTGCATAGATATTGAACGGTTTAAAATGATAAATGAATTGTACGGTGAAGAGCAGGGAGACCTGCTTTTAAAATACGTGGCAGAGCAGCTTCGGCACATTTCGCGCAGGGAAAAACATATTGCGGGGAACCTGAGGGATGATGTCTTTGCTCTCTGCATTCCTGTGGAGGATGAGAAAAGCACAGTGGATCATCTGCTGGGGATTTTCAGCGGGAGCCCTGTGAACGCCCAGGTGGTTTTGGCAGTTGGAATTTATCGCATGGAGGAGGAAGTGCTTCCCGCCGGAAATATGTGCGGCAGAGCGCTGATGGCGCTGAATTCTGTAAAAGGCAATGACCACCATGTGGCAGTGTACCGGGAAAGTATGCGGGAAAATCTCCTCAGAGAGCAGGAGATCACCAACAGCATGGAAGCAGGGATCAAAAACAGGGAATTTAAAATCTATATGCAGCCAAAATGCAATATGGAGAGCGGCAAAGTAGTGGGGGCAGAAGCTTTGGTACGCTGGCAGCATCCCCAAAAAGGTCTGCTGCTTCCCGGGGATTTTGTACCATTGTTTGAGAAAAACCATTTTATCGAAAAGCTGGATCTATATGTTTGGGAGGAGACGGCTGGCTGGATCAGGCGCTGGCTTGACAAGGGCGGTACCTGTGTGCCCGTATCCGTAAATCTGTCGCGCATGGATATTTTTGATATGGACGTGTGCTCTGTGCTCACAGACATAATGGAGCGGTATCATATCCCATCCGGTTTGATCGAACTGGAAATCACAGAAAGTGTATATGCCGGACAGTCTGAGCGGATCATTAAAGAGACGGAGAGGCTGAAGAAAAATGGATTTACAATCCTGATGGATGACTTCGGCAATGGGTATTCGTCCCTGAATATGCTGAGCAGCACCAATATTGACATCCTAAAAATGGATATGCATTTTATGGATGGGGAGGGGCTGAAAAGCCTGGGGATACTGGACGCGATCCTGCATATGAGCAAATGGCTGAATCTGCCGGTGATCGCTGAGGGAGTCAACCGGGAAGAACATGTGAAAACACTGCGCAGTGTGGGCTGTGTCTACGGGCAGGGCTTTTATTACTACTGTCCTATGAGTATCGGGGAATTTGAGAATCTGCTTCTTGCGCCTGACAAAGTGGATTTCTGTGACGGCGGGAAAAAACGGGTGGAGAGCAGCCACCTTTTGGATTTGAGCGATCTGTTCCACAAAGACACATTGACCGACCGGCTGCTGGGTAATATTACAGGCGCTGTGGCTCAGTACAGTTACGATGGGACCCACCTCTATGTTCTGAGAGCCAACGGGGAATACTGCCGGCTGATGGGCGAATACTGGATGGGTGGAAGCGGCCATGTGGATGTTATGCGGGATCTTTTTCCTGAGGACAGGGAAAAGATAACCGATGCCCTCTCAGAAGCAAAACGCAGCAAAGAAGAAAAGGGCGCGGAGGTTTTTGTGCGGAAAAGAAGGGGTGGGTCTGTCCTTTGGCTGAGGATACGTCTTTTCTGCCTGACGTCCAATTATGGCAGTGAAATATTTTACGCGGCCCTGTCGGATGAGACCGTACGGATGAACAGTATTGAGAATCTCCGCATAAGTGAGGAGCGCTTCCGGCTTGCTATGGAGGCTACAAAATCCGTGATCTTTGAACTGGATACGGATACGCGGACCGCATATTATTCTGAATATGCGCAGAAGGCGTTTGGCCTGGATGCCACGGTGGCAAATGCACCGGAGGGATTTATCGAGCAGGGTACTGTGTGTGAAGGATATGAGGAAACCTTCCGGGATATATACCGTGCTATTTACAGGGGAGAGGACAGAGCCTCCTGTGTGGTGAAGGCAAAAATGGGGGATGGCAGTACAGTCCGCAACCGCATTACACTCACTGCGATCAGAGATAAAGACGGAAAAACAGTAAAGGCAGTGGGTATGGTGGAAAATGTATCCTACAGTGAGGTTGGGAGTATGGTGGATCATGAGGGGAATGGTGAGAATGGGAATGAGAGGAAGGGAGAATGA